The DNA sequence CTCAGGACAGTGCTGGCGTCACGCAGAAAACAACAGGCCACCTTCcacctgtgcacgtgtgacTCTCGGTGGCAAAGTTAAGTCGAAACCAACTCGTGTTACACCAGAAGGACAACGGCAACACACCTGCTGACAGGTGCGCCCGGTAGTCGTTGAACGCCACGCGCCGAGAGGATAATGTGCACGTGGGAGAAGCGAGGGACGGACCGAGAGAGTGGGCTGGGGAAAGCCTCATTCTGAATGTGCACCATAGTTACACAAACATGGTGATCGGCGCGCTCACCAAGGATTCGGTGCCTACACAGTGCTGCAAACCTTGTGTGTGGGTGACTGGCACAACCCAGACTGGGCTGACACGCCGCGGTGGCATTTAGACAAAAGTTGTCTCTcagcaggcaggcaagcagactcacacacacgtgcacacacacaaacacacacacacacacacacagctggtgtagtgggtgtgtgtgaaggggagGTACTGTGAGGTTCTGGACCAGGATGGCCAGGAGGTGTGAATGaacaacacacatgcacacactgtgcGATCGGACCCCTCATTACTCACATGTTTACCACTGCCTGCGCCTGAGTGGACCGTGTGCGCGTCTCCACATGCATCCTCATTTGTTTGTACACGCACTCTGATACTGGATTATTCATTCGTAGAATCGTCTGTTGTGTAAACGGGGGGACTTGACTAATTTTTGGACCTCTTCGTCCTCTGGATTTTCTACGCAGGGTCGACTCTGTCTTTGGCGTTGTCCCTCCTGGACGTTTGTCTCTCGTGCTTTTGGACCTTTCGGTCTCCTCCCTGTCACTGGCGCCGAGGCCCGCTACAATAACCACTCAGTAACCACAGCGCCATCCTGAAAGCCTCTCGATTGATTTTCAACCTCTGGTGTCTTTTCGCCACTGGATGCGGCATCTTAAAATGATTCAAAGATGAGAAGACTGAAatgagcaggagcagatgaaTCGAGGTCAACATCTCTCCTTCCTAATATCGTAATACATTCGCaacatctgtaaaaaaaaagaaagcagaagtAAAATTTCTCTCATTTTAAAATTGCAGATCTGTCAAACGCCACCCAGATATTGCTCAATAGTTAAAAAGCAATGTTTTGTGGCCAGCTAAACTTTCGATTTTATGTCGACATAATCTGAAAAATCGCATCATAGTCTAATTAAATATAACACAAACAGCCTGGGTGCAGCGGAGTTAGTTAACCTCCCTAATAAATACTACAGCTGCTTTGAGTGACTCTCTTTTTTTGGCACTGAATCCTTCCTTGCAGCTGAATCATAATTCGGGGGCATCCTTCTTTCCTTTGACAGAACCATCCAGACCGTTTCTTCTTGCCTGTGTCTGGCGAGAGCGCGCCGGAAGTAGACCATaaccagtaaaaataaaaaacaaccctgCGCGTCTCCTCCGCGCATCCACAAAGCCCAGTCATTATTACTGGGCACCGTGCCGTCCTcaccccctcctttcctcttctcctttctctttctACTTCCACACACTCGTTTTCGCCCTCCCATCTTACGCGTTTCAACTTGTCGTCCGTTTGCGTGCATGACTCCAACCAATCTTTACGCGCGTTCCAGCCTCTCCAAGAGAATCCCCTACGGTCGGCCCCTCCCCTCTCCGGTTCCTGCCGCCCTCACTCATTCATGACCCGGGATTGGTGACGTAGGAGATTCCACGATGCCCACTACCGTAGGCAATAACGGGATGCTCGAGTATATATGGGACATTGGTGGCCACCAACCGGCACGCTCTCAGTCGCTCCGACTCGGGAACCAGAGCATCAGCGGAGATAGCAGGCTTTACTTCGCCCTTTCAGGCTAACTCGCTTTGGGCTTTGGTTCAGGATGGAAACTTCATCGATTTCTCGGAGCCGACGATGCTCCGTCATGCGCAACTGCAAAAGTAAGACTTTCTATGTTTCTTATCATTTATGGTACGGTGTTGGCATTCATTAAATTGAATTGCTCCTATAAAAAGAGAAACGCTTTCACTGGGAATTTGTGCAACTGATTTTAATTATCGTTTAATTAAAAGATAAACGATTAGACGAAATGGCACAATATAATATAAGCATAGAATTTTCTGTCAGAATGATCATTTTCTTGCAAATCTAAATAGTTTTCATCAAGTGAATGACTTATCAAAATAATGATATGAGCGATGATTCGTTAATGCCTCGCCCGATCTTTCGTTCTTGTTGTGCGTAATGCGTAAAATGCCTGACGTAAACATTAACTCAGTAGCTGTGATTATCATGATCCAGCTAAAATCATAATAATATTCTTAAAACGCATTTTAATATAACGATTTGGCCAAGAGGCAAACAAAACGCAGATGTTTCTCTGTTTGGACCGGGAATTAACGACGCGCCAATGTTCTTATCCAGGCGGTCTCTCCCTGTGGCTGGTGGTGTGGCTGGTCCTCGGCAAGCCAAGTCCGACATCGGCGTGCCCGCATCATTGCGTGTGCTACCCGACTCCGATGACTGTGAGCTGCCAGGCGCAGAACTTCACTGCTGTACCGGCGGGAGTGCCCTACGAGTCGCAGCGCGTATTCCTCCAGAACAACCGGATCACGGAGCTCAGAGTTGGCTCTTTCGGCTTCGGAACTCAGGTAAAAGACAAAAGCTCATAGAGAAGGGATAAAAGCACAAATACGTCTAAAAATATTTGCATTGCATACAGTGATGCAAGGTTAAATAACATGGTAACACGCCCTTAAAATCCATTTTCTCCATTAGGTTCTGTGGCTTTTCTCCAACAACATCACATGGATTGAGGCAGGGGCCTTCAGTGAGCTGAGGGATTTGGAGGAGTTGGATCTGGGTGACAATCCAGGCCTCCGCAGGCTGGAGGGGGGAGCCTTCCGCGGACTCGAGAAACTCCAGAGCCTCCATATGCACCGCTGTCGTCTGTCTGCCCTGCCCCATGACATCTTCCACAAACTGTACAGCCTGCACTTCCTCTATTTGCAGGTAAGGGAAGGCAAACAAATACGGTGCCGGTGGCTCTGAGCCTaaccaaaaaaaatcccaggcTTCAAGTACCAAAACCTGGGTTGCTGCTTATGATCTGTACCAACACACCTTCTTTTTGTGTTCTCCAGGAGAACaacctccacttcctgcaggATGACATCTTCTCAGACCTCATCAATCTAAGCCAGCTGTTCCTGCATGGCAACCGCATCCGCACTCTCTCAGAGAACGTGTTCCGTGGCCTGGTCAACCTTGACCGCCTTCTCCTGCATGACAACCGCATCAGGCAGGTGAACCGCCGCGCCTTCCGCGACCTCGGCCGCC is a window from the Takifugu rubripes chromosome 17, fTakRub1.2, whole genome shotgun sequence genome containing:
- the rtn4rl2a gene encoding reticulon-4 receptor-like 2a encodes the protein METSSISRSRRCSVMRNCKSGLSLWLVVWLVLGKPSPTSACPHHCVCYPTPMTVSCQAQNFTAVPAGVPYESQRVFLQNNRITELRVGSFGFGTQVLWLFSNNITWIEAGAFSELRDLEELDLGDNPGLRRLEGGAFRGLEKLQSLHMHRCRLSALPHDIFHKLYSLHFLYLQENNLHFLQDDIFSDLINLSQLFLHGNRIRTLSENVFRGLVNLDRLLLHDNRIRQVNRRAFRDLGRLTMLFLFNNSLAELPSQTLRDTQSIEFLRLNANPWSCGCESRALWEWFREARVSSSEVICASPSTRRGQDLRFLREMDFALCPLPDPGSIGGSTTTTFSTKTRWWFHKNKPQSSTKGVFEKTSETVKAGLYGKGPSTTTSVVKYEMGEEELALPKLDPEEYWENYGNEDSGITVRCFELECPPEFELPPSASSPSSSSPSLAALSVVSILLHLLFG